Proteins encoded within one genomic window of Epinephelus lanceolatus isolate andai-2023 chromosome 9, ASM4190304v1, whole genome shotgun sequence:
- the prkab1b gene encoding 5'-AMP-activated protein kinase subunit beta-1b translates to MGNSSSDRSSGSQGERSYRDGQHGGKEARPNILMDSTEDADLFQRDDAKVPQEMQEFLAWQQDLESECKSPMQARPTVFRWQGNAKEVFVSGSFNNWATKIPLNRSVKNFVAIVDLPEGEHQYKFCVDGQWTLDPTGAVMTAKTGTVNNVIQVKRTDFEVFDALRIDSEDSADISDLSSSPPGPYLQDAYVTKPEDKIKHPPFLPPHLLQVLLNKDTGISCDPTLLPEPNHVMLNHLYALSIKDGVMVLSATHRYKKKYVTTLLYKPI, encoded by the exons ATGGGGAACAGCAGCAGTGACAGGTCTAGCGGGAGTCAGGGTGAGAGGTCATACAGAGATGGACAGCATGGAGGGAAAGAGGCTCGTCCCAACATCCTGATGGACAGCACAGAGGACGCTGACCTTTTCCAGAGAGATGATGCAAAG GTTCCACAGGAAATGCAGGAATTTCTGGCCTGGCAGCAGGACCTGGAGAGTGAGTGCAAAAGTCCAATGCAGGCCAGACCAACTGTGTTCAGGTGGCAGGGCAATGCCAAAGAAGTCTTTGTGTCCGGATCTTTTAACAACTGGGCCACCAAGATCCCTCTCAACAGAAG TGTGAAAAACTTTGTGGCTATTGTGGACCTGCCGGAGGGAGAGCACCAGTATAAGTTCTGTGTGGACGGTCAGTGGACTTTGGATCCTACTGGG GCTGTGATGACGGCTAAAACTGGCACAGTTAATAATGTCATCCAGGTGAAGAGGACTGACTTTGAAGTCTTTGATGCCCTCAGGATTGACTCCGAGGATTCTGCAGATATCTCAG ACTTGTCCAGTTCCCCTCCCGGCCCCTACCTACAAGATGCATATGTGACCAAGCCAGAGGACAAGATCAAACATCCTCCTTTCTTACCTCCCCACCTGCTGCAAGTGCTGCTCAACAAGGACACAGGTATCTCT TGTGACCCGACGCTGCTTCCAGAGCCCAACCATGTGATGCTCAATCATCTGTACGCCCTCTCCATCAAG GATGGGGTGATGGTTCTCAGTGCAACACACCGATACAAAAAGAAGTATGTGACCACTCTTCTCTACAAGCCAATATAA
- the LOC117252894 gene encoding phospholipase A2-like: MFFLMVTMNLTAPLLLLLLTACMASGALLPKALWQFGMVIQCPQPGVNPLKYNDYGCWCGFGGMGSPLDEVDMCCRVHDKCYRAARKAPGCTAIVDLPYVLVYDFTCSNQQVTCSATNDKCQAAVCECDRVAAHCFAQTKYNPDNKNVDPKVQCVD, encoded by the exons atgttttttctgATGGTAACCATGAATCTGactgctcctctgctgctgctgcttctcacCG CTTGTATGGCCAGTGGTGCGCTGCTGCCCAAGGCCTTATGGCAGTTTGGGATGGTGATCCAATGCCCTCAGCCTGGCGTTAACCCTCTGAAGTACAACGATTACGGCTGCTGGTGTGGCTTCGGGGGGATGGGAAGCCCTCTGGATGAAGTGGACAT GTGCTGTAGAGTTCATGATAAATGCTATAGGGCGGCCAGAAAGGCTCCTGGATGCACGGCTATTGTTGACCTTCCCTATGTTCTTGTGTACGATTTCACCTGTTCAAATCAGCAGGTGACCTGCTCAG CTACCAATGATAAGTGCCAGGCTGCCGTGTGTGAGTGCGATCGGGTGGCGGCTCACTGCTTTGCTCAAACCAAATACAACCCTGACAACAAGAACGTGGATCCCAAAGTCCAATGTGTCGACTGA